One Glycine max cultivar Williams 82 chromosome 4, Glycine_max_v4.0, whole genome shotgun sequence DNA segment encodes these proteins:
- the LOC100802766 gene encoding ribonuclease TUDOR 1 isoform X1, translating to MASTASGATGWYRGRVKAVPSGDCLVIVAISSTKPGPLPEKTITLSSLIAPRLARRGGVDEPFAWESREFLRKLCIGKEVTFRVDYNVPSISRDFGTVFVGDKNVAMLVVSQGWVKVREQGQQKGEVSPYLAELLRLEEQAKQEGLGRWSKVPGAAEASIRNLPPSALGDPSNFDAMTFLNAKKGLPMEAVVEQVRDGSTLRIYLLPEFQFVQVFVAGIQSPQMGRRAAPESVVEPELTSDDTNGDVPGEPRAPLTSAQRLAVSTSAAETAADPFAHDAKFFTEMRVLNREVRLVLEGVDKFSNLIGSVYYPDGESAKDLALELVENGYAKYVDWSANMMEEEAKQKLKTAELQAKKDRLRMWTNYVPPPSNSKAIHNQNFSGKVVEVVSGDCIVVADDSIPYGSPLAERRVNLSSIRCPKMGNPRRDEKPAPYAREAKEFLRTRLIGRQVNVQMEYSRKVSPTDGSVVPSAADSRVMDFGSVFLLSGAKVDNDDAPSSAPPAGSQQNGVNVAELIVGRGFGTVIRHRDFEERSNYYDSLLAAESRAISGRKGTHSAKDPPVMHITDLTMASAKKARDFLPFLHRSRRVPAVVEYVLSGHRFKLLIPKETCSIAFSFSGVRCPGRDEPYSDEAIALMRRKIMQRDVEIEVETVDRTGTFLGSLWESRTNVAITLLEAGLAKLHTSFGSDRIPDFHLLDQAEQSAKRQKLKVRMGLDHVYITTLCSLLTILKRIVLQIWENFVEGEEVSNGAAVENKQQEVLKVIVTEVLGGGKFYVQTVGDQKIASIQQQLASLNLKDAPVLGAFNPKKGDIVLCYFHADKSWYRAMVVNTPRGPVESPNDLFEVFYIDYGNQEVVPYSQLRPVDPSVSAAPGLAQLCSLAYIKIPNLEEDFGQEAAEYLSELTLNSGKEFRAKVEEKDTSGGKVKGQGTGTVLAVTLVAVDAEISVNAAMLQEGLARTEKRNRWDRKDRQTALDNLENFQEEAKTSRRGMWQYGDIQSDDEDTAPPPRKAAGGRK from the exons ATGGCATCAACGGCGAGTGGGGCCACCGGATGGTACAGGGGAAGAGTGAAGGCGGTTCCTTCCGGGGACTGTTTGGTCATTGTGGCGATCTCCAGCACCAAACCTGGTCCTTTGCCTGAAAAGACCATTACTCTTTCTTCTTTAATTGCACCTAGACTG GCGCGTAGAGGTGGTGTGGACGAGCCTTTTGCATGGGAAAGCAGAGAGTTTCTGAGGAAGCTCTGCATAGGGAAG GAAGTGACTTTCAGAGTGGACTACAACGTGCCGTCCATAAGTCGGGACTTTGGAACCGTTTTTGTCGGGGACAAGAATGTTGCCATGCTTGTTGTTTCTCAGGGATGGGTTAAG GTCAGGGAACAGGGGCAGCAGAAAGGAGAAGTTAGTCCGTACCTGGCAGAATTGTTGCGGTTGGAAGAACAGGCTAAACAAGAAGGCCTTGGGCGGTGGAGCAAG GTTCCCGGTGCTGCAGAGGCTTCAATCAGAAATTTACCACCTTCTGCCCTTGGTGACCCTAGTAACTTTGATGCTATGACTTTTTTAAATGCAAAGAAGGGATTGCCCATGGAGGCAGTTGTTGAGCAGGTTCGTGATGGCAGTACACTCCGTATCTATTTGCTCCCGGAGTTTCAGTTTGTCCAAGTTTTTGTTGCTGGAATTCAG TCTCCACAAATGGGAAGGAGAGCTGCACCTGAAAGTGTTGTTGAACCAGAGTTGACATCTGATGACACCAACGGAGATGTTCCTGGGGAACCTCGAGCCCCACTTACATCTGCACAAAGGCTTGCAGTTTCAACATCTGCTGCTGAAACTGCAGCCGATCCTTTTGCACATGATGCTAAATTTTTCACTGAGATGCGTGTATTGAATCGAGAA GTTCGGCTTGTCCTGGAAGGTGTCGATAAGTTTAGCAATTTAATTGGGTCAGTGTATTATCCTGATGGTGAATCAGCAAAGGACCTGGCATTGGAGCTTGTAGAAAAC GGTTATGCAAAATACGTTGATTGGAGTGCAAATATGATGGAAGAAGAGGCAAAGCAAAAGCTGAAGACTGCTGAACTGCAGGCTAAGAAAGACAGGTTAAGGATGTGGACAAACTATGTACCACCGCCTTCAAATTCAAAGGCAATTCATAACCAGAATTTTTCTGGCAAG GTGGTTGAGGTTGTGAGTGGAGACTGTATTGTTGTTGCTGATGATTCCATTCCATATGGTAGTCCTCTAGCTGAGAGGCGAGTTAACCTTTCAAGTATTAGGTGTCCAAAAATGGGCAATCCTCGTCGAGACGAAAAACCAGCTCCCTATGCCCGTGAAGCAAAGGAGTTCTTGAGAACACGCCTCATTGGTCGTCAA GTTAATGTTCAGATGGAATATTCTAGAAAGGTTTCTCCCACGGATGGATCTGTAGTTCCATCAGCCGCTGATTCCCGAGTAATGGATTTTGGATCAGTCTTTCTATTGTCTGGTGCCAAGGTTGACAATGATGATGCCCCATCATCGGCTCCACCTGCTGGAAGTCAGCAAAATGGGGTGAATGTTGCTGAGTTAATAGTGGGCCGTGGCTTTGGAACTGTCATTAGACATCGTGACTTTGAAGAGAGATCTAACTATTATGATTCTCTTCTTGCTGCTGAATCGCGTGCAATTTCTGGAAGGAAAGGCACCCACTCTGCCAAGGATCCTCCAGTGATGCATATAACTGATTTGACCATG GCATCGGCTAAGAAAGCCAGAGACTTCTTGCCTTTCCTGCACCGAAGTAGAAGAGTTCCTGCTGTTGTGGAATATGTGCTCAGTGGCCATCgttttaaattgttaattcCAAAAGAAACTTGCAGCATTGCGTTCTCTTTTTCTGGAGTCAGGTGTCCTGGTCGTGATGAACCATATTCAGACGAAGCAATTGCTCTGATGAGGAGAAAGATAATGCAAAGAGATGTTGAG ATAGAGGTTGAAACCGTTGATAGAACTGGAACGTTCTTGGGATCCTTATGGGAGTCGAGGACCAATGTGGCAATTACACTGCTTGAAGCTGGTCTTGCAAAACTTCATACATCCTTTGGCAGTGATAGAATTCCTGATTTTCATCTTCTGGATCAGGCTGAACAATCTGCTAAGAGGCAAAAGCTGAAAGTAAGAATGGGTCTTGATCATGTTTACATTACCACTCTTTGTTCCCTGTTAACTATTCTAAAGCGAATTGTTTTGCAGATCTGGGAGAATTTTGTTGAAGGAGAGGAAGTATCTAATGGTGCAGCAGTTGAAAACAAACAGCAAGAAGTACTTAAG GTAATTGTTACAGAAGTCTTGGGTGGTGGTAAATTCTATGTCCAGACAGTTGGAGATCAAAAGATCGCATCCATTCAGCAACAACTTGCTTCTTTGAACCTGAAGGATGCTCCTGTGCTTGGTGCTTTCAATCCTAAGAAGGGTGACATAGtcctttgttattttcatgcTGACAAGTCTTGGTACCGGGCAATG GTTGTCAATACACCCCGAGGACCAGTTGAATCACCTAACGACTTGTTCGAAGTATTCTATATTGATTATGGAAATCAAGAAGTAGTACCCTACAGTCAACTACGGCCTGTTGATCCATCTGTGTCTGCTGCTCCGGGTCTTGCTCAACTGTGTAGCCTTGCATACATCAAGATTCCAAACTTGGAAGAGGATTTTGGCCAAGAAGCAGCTGAATATTTGAGTGAACTCACTTTAAACAGTGGAAAAGAGTTCAGGGCCAAGGTTGAGGAGAAAGATACTTCCGGAGGAAAAGTGAAAGGGCAGGGAACTGGGACAGTCCTTGCTGTAACTCTTGTTGCCGTGGATGCTGAAATCAGCGTTAATGCTGCCATGCTACAG GAAGGGCTTGCTAggacagaaaaaagaaacaggTGGGACAGAAAAGACAGACAGACAGCTCTTGATAATTTGGAGAATTTCCAGGAAGAAGCAAAGACCAGCAGGCGCGGAATGTGGCAGTATGGAGATATTCAGTCAGATGACGAGGACACTGCTCCTCCTCCTAGAAAGGCTGCTGGTGGCCGTAAATAA
- the LOC100802766 gene encoding ribonuclease TUDOR 1 isoform X2, whose product MASTASGATGWYRGRVKAVPSGDCLVIVAISSTKPGPLPEKTITLSSLIAPRLARRGGVDEPFAWESREFLRKLCIGKEVTFRVDYNVPSISRDFGTVFVGDKNVAMLVVSQGWVKVREQGQQKGEVSPYLAELLRLEEQAKQEGLGRWSKVPGAAEASIRNLPPSALGDPSNFDAMTFLNAKKGLPMEAVVEQVRDGSTLRIYLLPEFQFVQVFVAGIQSPQMGRRAAPESVVEPELTSDDTNGDVPGEPRAPLTSAQRLAVSTSAAETAADPFAHDAKFFTEMRVLNREVRLVLEGVDKFSNLIGSVYYPDGESAKDLALELVENGYAKYVDWSANMMEEEAKQKLKTAELQAKKDRLRMWTNYVPPPSNSKAIHNQNFSGKVVEVVSGDCIVVADDSIPYGSPLAERRVNLSSIRCPKMGNPRRDEKPAPYAREAKEFLRTRLIGRQVNVQMEYSRKVSPTDGSVVPSAADSRVMDFGSVFLLSGAKVDNDDAPSSAPPAGSQQNGVNVAELIVGRGFGTVIRHRDFEERSNYYDSLLAAESRAISGRKGTHSAKDPPVMHITDLTMASAKKARDFLPFLHRSRRVPAVVEYVLSGHRFKLLIPKETCSIAFSFSGVRCPGRDEPYSDEAIALMRRKIMQRDVEIEVETVDRTGTFLGSLWESRTNVAITLLEAGLAKLHTSFGSDRIPDFHLLDQAEQSAKRQKLKIWENFVEGEEVSNGAAVENKQQEVLKVIVTEVLGGGKFYVQTVGDQKIASIQQQLASLNLKDAPVLGAFNPKKGDIVLCYFHADKSWYRAMVVNTPRGPVESPNDLFEVFYIDYGNQEVVPYSQLRPVDPSVSAAPGLAQLCSLAYIKIPNLEEDFGQEAAEYLSELTLNSGKEFRAKVEEKDTSGGKVKGQGTGTVLAVTLVAVDAEISVNAAMLQEGLARTEKRNRWDRKDRQTALDNLENFQEEAKTSRRGMWQYGDIQSDDEDTAPPPRKAAGGRK is encoded by the exons ATGGCATCAACGGCGAGTGGGGCCACCGGATGGTACAGGGGAAGAGTGAAGGCGGTTCCTTCCGGGGACTGTTTGGTCATTGTGGCGATCTCCAGCACCAAACCTGGTCCTTTGCCTGAAAAGACCATTACTCTTTCTTCTTTAATTGCACCTAGACTG GCGCGTAGAGGTGGTGTGGACGAGCCTTTTGCATGGGAAAGCAGAGAGTTTCTGAGGAAGCTCTGCATAGGGAAG GAAGTGACTTTCAGAGTGGACTACAACGTGCCGTCCATAAGTCGGGACTTTGGAACCGTTTTTGTCGGGGACAAGAATGTTGCCATGCTTGTTGTTTCTCAGGGATGGGTTAAG GTCAGGGAACAGGGGCAGCAGAAAGGAGAAGTTAGTCCGTACCTGGCAGAATTGTTGCGGTTGGAAGAACAGGCTAAACAAGAAGGCCTTGGGCGGTGGAGCAAG GTTCCCGGTGCTGCAGAGGCTTCAATCAGAAATTTACCACCTTCTGCCCTTGGTGACCCTAGTAACTTTGATGCTATGACTTTTTTAAATGCAAAGAAGGGATTGCCCATGGAGGCAGTTGTTGAGCAGGTTCGTGATGGCAGTACACTCCGTATCTATTTGCTCCCGGAGTTTCAGTTTGTCCAAGTTTTTGTTGCTGGAATTCAG TCTCCACAAATGGGAAGGAGAGCTGCACCTGAAAGTGTTGTTGAACCAGAGTTGACATCTGATGACACCAACGGAGATGTTCCTGGGGAACCTCGAGCCCCACTTACATCTGCACAAAGGCTTGCAGTTTCAACATCTGCTGCTGAAACTGCAGCCGATCCTTTTGCACATGATGCTAAATTTTTCACTGAGATGCGTGTATTGAATCGAGAA GTTCGGCTTGTCCTGGAAGGTGTCGATAAGTTTAGCAATTTAATTGGGTCAGTGTATTATCCTGATGGTGAATCAGCAAAGGACCTGGCATTGGAGCTTGTAGAAAAC GGTTATGCAAAATACGTTGATTGGAGTGCAAATATGATGGAAGAAGAGGCAAAGCAAAAGCTGAAGACTGCTGAACTGCAGGCTAAGAAAGACAGGTTAAGGATGTGGACAAACTATGTACCACCGCCTTCAAATTCAAAGGCAATTCATAACCAGAATTTTTCTGGCAAG GTGGTTGAGGTTGTGAGTGGAGACTGTATTGTTGTTGCTGATGATTCCATTCCATATGGTAGTCCTCTAGCTGAGAGGCGAGTTAACCTTTCAAGTATTAGGTGTCCAAAAATGGGCAATCCTCGTCGAGACGAAAAACCAGCTCCCTATGCCCGTGAAGCAAAGGAGTTCTTGAGAACACGCCTCATTGGTCGTCAA GTTAATGTTCAGATGGAATATTCTAGAAAGGTTTCTCCCACGGATGGATCTGTAGTTCCATCAGCCGCTGATTCCCGAGTAATGGATTTTGGATCAGTCTTTCTATTGTCTGGTGCCAAGGTTGACAATGATGATGCCCCATCATCGGCTCCACCTGCTGGAAGTCAGCAAAATGGGGTGAATGTTGCTGAGTTAATAGTGGGCCGTGGCTTTGGAACTGTCATTAGACATCGTGACTTTGAAGAGAGATCTAACTATTATGATTCTCTTCTTGCTGCTGAATCGCGTGCAATTTCTGGAAGGAAAGGCACCCACTCTGCCAAGGATCCTCCAGTGATGCATATAACTGATTTGACCATG GCATCGGCTAAGAAAGCCAGAGACTTCTTGCCTTTCCTGCACCGAAGTAGAAGAGTTCCTGCTGTTGTGGAATATGTGCTCAGTGGCCATCgttttaaattgttaattcCAAAAGAAACTTGCAGCATTGCGTTCTCTTTTTCTGGAGTCAGGTGTCCTGGTCGTGATGAACCATATTCAGACGAAGCAATTGCTCTGATGAGGAGAAAGATAATGCAAAGAGATGTTGAG ATAGAGGTTGAAACCGTTGATAGAACTGGAACGTTCTTGGGATCCTTATGGGAGTCGAGGACCAATGTGGCAATTACACTGCTTGAAGCTGGTCTTGCAAAACTTCATACATCCTTTGGCAGTGATAGAATTCCTGATTTTCATCTTCTGGATCAGGCTGAACAATCTGCTAAGAGGCAAAAGCTGAAA ATCTGGGAGAATTTTGTTGAAGGAGAGGAAGTATCTAATGGTGCAGCAGTTGAAAACAAACAGCAAGAAGTACTTAAG GTAATTGTTACAGAAGTCTTGGGTGGTGGTAAATTCTATGTCCAGACAGTTGGAGATCAAAAGATCGCATCCATTCAGCAACAACTTGCTTCTTTGAACCTGAAGGATGCTCCTGTGCTTGGTGCTTTCAATCCTAAGAAGGGTGACATAGtcctttgttattttcatgcTGACAAGTCTTGGTACCGGGCAATG GTTGTCAATACACCCCGAGGACCAGTTGAATCACCTAACGACTTGTTCGAAGTATTCTATATTGATTATGGAAATCAAGAAGTAGTACCCTACAGTCAACTACGGCCTGTTGATCCATCTGTGTCTGCTGCTCCGGGTCTTGCTCAACTGTGTAGCCTTGCATACATCAAGATTCCAAACTTGGAAGAGGATTTTGGCCAAGAAGCAGCTGAATATTTGAGTGAACTCACTTTAAACAGTGGAAAAGAGTTCAGGGCCAAGGTTGAGGAGAAAGATACTTCCGGAGGAAAAGTGAAAGGGCAGGGAACTGGGACAGTCCTTGCTGTAACTCTTGTTGCCGTGGATGCTGAAATCAGCGTTAATGCTGCCATGCTACAG GAAGGGCTTGCTAggacagaaaaaagaaacaggTGGGACAGAAAAGACAGACAGACAGCTCTTGATAATTTGGAGAATTTCCAGGAAGAAGCAAAGACCAGCAGGCGCGGAATGTGGCAGTATGGAGATATTCAGTCAGATGACGAGGACACTGCTCCTCCTCCTAGAAAGGCTGCTGGTGGCCGTAAATAA